In the Lepisosteus oculatus isolate fLepOcu1 chromosome 6, fLepOcu1.hap2, whole genome shotgun sequence genome, one interval contains:
- the bhlhe22 gene encoding class E basic helix-loop-helix protein 22: protein MDRSMSMNGAEGDLFHKTLSAVSNKKMDSFRSAASIDLASRDRQSPINCFDQSDSDPLQPGGLGGGRGGGLGLPTGSLCVKYGESGNRTSAAESSGGEQSPDDDSDGRCEMVLMTDARTAASGGKSEGSSGKKNKEQKLLRLNINARERRRMHDLNDALDELRAVIPYAHSPSVRKLSKIATLLLAKNYILMQAQALEEMRRLVAYLNQGQAISAASLPATTALPPGLGAYEQPAGYPFPAGVAASSCPEKCTIFNNVTSSLCKQCTDKP from the coding sequence ATGGACAGGAGTATGAGCATGAACGGAGCAGAGGGGGACCTCTTTCACAAAACTCTCAGCGCGGTTTCCAACAAAAAGATGGACTCTTTCAGATCAGCTGCCAGTATCGATCTGGCTTCCCGGGATCGCCAGTCACCGATCAACTGTTTCGATCAGAGTGACTCAGACCCACTCCAGCCTGGGGGTCTAGGTGGCGGTCGAGGAGGCGGGCTTGGTCTTCCGACCGGATCTTTGTGTGTGAAGTACGGGGAAAGTGGAAACAGGACTTCGGCAGCCGAGAGCAGCGGCGGGGAGCAGAGCCCAGACGATGACAGCGACGGCAGGTGCGAGATGGTACTCATGACGGACGCGAGGACAGCGGCTTCTGGGGGCAAATCTGAAGGCTCCTCAggtaagaaaaacaaagagCAGAAATTACTGAGGCTGAACATCAACGCCCGGGAGAGAAGGAGAATGCACGATTTGAACGATGCGCTGGACGAACTGAGAGCTGTGATCCCCTATGCCCACAGCCCCTCGGTGCGGAAACTCTCCAAAATTGCGACTTTGCTACTAGCCAAAAATTACATTCTCATGCAGGCGCAAGCCCTGGAAGAAATGAGAAGGTTGGTGGCTTACCTCAACCAAGGCCAGGCTATTTCAGCAGCCTCTCTGCCAGCAACGACAGCCCTGCCCCCCGGCTTGGGTGCCTATGAGCAGCCGGCTGGTTACCCCTTTCCCGCTGGAGTTGCAGCGTCCTCCTGTCCCGAGAAATGTACCATTTTCAACAACGTCACCTCCAGCCTCTGCAAACAGTGCACTGACAAGCCTTAA